The genomic stretch GTCGATGTGATCATGGTGCCTTGGCGGATCTTTTCATTCAACAAACGCGTCATCCTGCGCGACAGCCTGGTAACCCAGCAATTCACCGATGCCGAACCAACCTATGAAGACGGCGGCGCCGGGCGGCGTTTCGTGAAATCCTTGTTCCGCAACAAGGATGTCTATCACCGCGTCGGGCTGCATAATCCGCATGTCCGCGCCGAACATGCCACCGCGCTGACCTGGGCGCTGCCGGGCGGGCTGCAAGCCTCGCAGCTGCAAGGGGGCAACCATGCCCAGCCCCCCTTTGGCGATCAATTTGCCCAGATCAACCATTATGCCGTGCGCTCTGCGCAGGCCTATCTGCTCAAACGGTATCGCGGGCGGGCCAATCACGAAAGCCATGTGCTGGACACCGGCTATTGGGACCGCTGGAACCGGGGCGGCTGCGAGGATAGGACAATTCAGCGCTATGCCGCGCTGACACAGGGCCTGCTGGATGTGTTCAAGGCCGATCCGGTGCTGGCGCGGATGCATCGCAAAGGGTTCCGCTGGCACAAGGCCAAGCTGGTCGAATTGCTGCAAGACGCGGCCTATGCCACGCTTTATGGCAAGATCGCGGCCTCTGATCCGGCGCTTGTGGTGCATAAGGATCGGGCTATCCGCGAATCGCGCGCATTGCTTTCCCAAGATCAGGATCAGACAGATGACGCGCCCCGCGCTTAAAGGTATCGGCACGCTCTGGATCGGTGGGCCGCTCAGCTTTCTGGAACAGATGTGCCTGTTGTCCTTTGTCGCCCAAGGCCACAAGGTCACGCTGTTTCATTACGGCGAGATCGCCAATGTCCCCGCCGAGATAGCGCTGGTCGACGCGCGCGAAATCCATGATCCCGCGATGATCATCTATAACAAGCAATTCGGCACCCCGGTCGTGCAATCCGATATCTTCCGGCTGCATATGCTGCGCCAGACCAATCTGATCTGGGCGGATTCCGATGTCTTGTGTCTTAAACCCTTTGATCTGCCCGGCGCGCATATGTTCGGCTATTTCCGGCGGCGCGAATTATGCAATGCGATCATTGGCTTGCCGCAGGACAGCGCGGGGCTGCGGGCCTATCTGGATTATGTGCAGGATGAATATCCGATCCCGCCCAACCTGTCGCCCGAGGACCGCGACAAGATGCTGGCGCTCAAGGCGCAAGGTCAGATCAAACATGCCTCTGAACAGGCGCATAGCGTCTATGGGCCGGGGGTTTTCACCCATTTCATGCAAGACAGCGGCGAAATTGCCCATGCGACCCCGCCATCGGTGTTTTATCCGCTGCCATTCCGGCAGGCCGGACAGATCAGCGATATCCATGCGCGCGACTTTCGCAAAGCCTATCTCAAAGAGGATACGCTGGGCGTGCATCTGTGGGGGCGGCGGATTCGCTGGTGGGTGCGCGGGCGCGGGATCGCGCGTTACAGCCTGATGGACCGCAGCCTGCGCAGCCTTGGCATCGACCCCAAATCCGCCCCGATCCCCGACCGCAGCGCGGCCTGATCCGCCCGTGGTGCAAGACTGCTTCCATCCGGGCATGAAATGATGTTACCACCGGGATGTTGTTTTGAACCAGTGCCGCAGGATAAGTTGTTATGACCAGTAAAGTGATCGGCGTTTTGCCCGGCAGTCCCGACCAAGACCCGCCGAAAAAGGCCCGCCGGATGTCCAAGGACAATGTCAGGCGCAAATTCCTCGAAAAACTGCCCAAAGGCGGCATTGCCGTTGAAATCGGCGTCTGGCAAGGCGCGTTTTCGCCCACGATCATCGAATTGATCGCGCCGGATAAATTGGTGCTGATCGACCCTTGGGCGCATATCGAGGATGACAGCCATGCCGAGGCTTTTGTCGGCCGCACCGGCAAGACCAAGATGGACAAGATATTTGACGGCGTGGTCAAGCAATTCGCCCCCGAAATCGCGGCGGGGCAGGTGGCGGTGATCCGGGATTTCTCGGTCCCGGCGCTGGCGCAATTCGCGGATCAGACGATTTCCTTTGCCTATGTCGATGGCGATCATTCCTATGAAGGCGTCAGCGCCGATCTGGCGGCATTGTTTCCCAAGATGAAACGCGGCGGGATCATGGCCTTTGACGATTACCACCGGCGCGGCTGGTGGGGCGATGGCGTGATCCGCGCGATCAATGAATTTCTGGGCGCGCATCCGCGTGATCTGCGCATCCGCGCGGTTGTCGGCGCGCAGATCGCGATCGAAGTGCTTGATCCGACCGACGCGCCCGCGTGACGCCAGCATCATGACATCGCCAGCCATGGGTGCCGCTTGCGTCTGATCGTTTCCACCATGAAGGACGAAGGCCCGTTCATCCTTGAATGGGTGGCGCATTATCTGGCGTTGGGCTTTGATCATTTCATCATCGCCAGCAATGATTGTTCAGATGGCACCGAGCGGATCCTGCAACGCTTGCAAGCCATCGGATTGGTGACCCATATCGACAATCCGGGGCCTTGGGATCAAGGGCCGCAGGCCAGCGCCTATCACCGCGCCATGGCCCATCCCAAATTCGCCGAGGCCACATGGGTGCTGGTCTGCGATGCGGATGAATTTCTGGATATCAAATGCGGCGATCACACATTGGACGCGCTTTTTGCGGCCTGTCCGGAGGCGAGTGTCTTTACCTTCATCTGGCAATTATTCGGCCATAACGGCGTGATCCAGTTCCGCGATCAGCCGGTGACAGCGCAATTCACCCGCTGCGCCGCGCCCCAGCAGATCCATCCGATGCAATCGCGCGCGATCAAGACGCTGTTTCGCAACAATGGCCATTACCGCCTGATTTCGACCCATCGGCCCAAAAGCATCCTGCCAAGACATGCGCGACAAAGCTATTGGGTGGACGGCAATGGCGCGCGGCTGACAGGTTTCGAACAGCAGGGCTGGGCCTTTCTGGGCACCGGTCAGGGCTATGGCGACGCGCTGGCGCGGATGAACCATTATGCGGTGCGCAGCATGGAATCCTATATGATGAAACGACTGCGCGGCGATGTGAACACGACCTCTTTTCATGGCAAAATGGAAAGCAGCGGTGAAATCTACTGGCGCTTGCATTGCTGGAATGATGTTGAAAATCATAACCTTGCGCAGCGAAGCGGCATTCTGGCGGCGGTGTTGGCGCGGTTGAAATCGGATGCTGTCCTGCTCCAGCTGCACCAGCAATCCGTCGCCTTTCACCAGGACCGCATCGCCGATCTGCGGGATCGGCCGCAATTCACCGCCTTTGTCACGAAATACGGCGATTATATGGGCGAGCGCAGGCATCTGCTCAAAGACAATGTGCTGACCGATCTTGATCAGGCCTATGACATCTCTACCTTTGACGCCGCCAAGGTTCTGTCGGATTTCCGGATCAGCAGATACCGCGAAATGCGCAAGCGGCGTCTGGTGCGCAAATGGCCCTGGTTTGCCGCCATGGACGCGCTGGAGACATCGACAGATCCCGCGGTTTTCAAACATATCGCCCAGGCTGGCGCGATCCCTGGCCCCCAGGCCGATCTGCCCAAGGCGCTGATCCAGGGCATTGCGGATGCCATCAGCGCCGCGCGCCCCCAAGCCCCCGCAACCCGCCGGTTTCTGGCGCAGGCCAGCACGCCGAAATGCCGGAACTGGCTGTTGATCGGGGGCAGGGACCGCGTCTTGATCGATGCCATTCTGGCCCGCGACGAGGTGGCGACATTGATCGTGGTTGACCCCTGGGGGTTTCGCGAGACCCAATTGGTCAGCGATCACATCATCGCCGATCCCGGCCGTCTGGCGCTGGATCATGCGTTTTTCCAGACCATCGCCATCTATGCTGATGCGCTGAAATCAGGCCGTTTGCGGATTGTGCGGTCCACGGCAGCCTCGGCCTTGAAACTGATCGAGGATCGCTCGCTGGATGTCGTGATGATCGCCGGCACCAAACCCGCAGGCCGCGTCATGCGGCTGATGGACCGCGCGACGCGCAAATTGCGCAAAGGCGGTCGGTTGATGTTCAACGGATATCGTATCCACAGCAATAATGGCCGCGAAATGATTGCTGCCATTCACAAATTCGCCGCCGCATCACCCGGTAACTGGCGCTTTATGGCCGCGCATGGGCCGCATCTGGCGCTGGAACGGCTGCCAAAGCGGTCGCAGGATGATGGCTAAGTTAACATAATACTTATTATGCGCCTTATTGATGCCCGGACAGGGCCGCGCCATCCGCCGCCCTGTCACGCCTCCGAGACATAGGATGTGCGGTCGCCTTTGGGTCGCGCCTCTTCGGGCATGACGCCGGTGACCAGATAGATCACCTGCTCGGCCATATTGGTGGTCAGATCGCCCATCCGTTCGATATTCTTGGCCATGAAATGCAGATGCATGCAGGCCGTGATATTGCGCGGGTCTTCCATCATGAAGGTCAGGAATTCGCGAAACAGCGCATTATACATCTGGTCGACTTCCTGATCGCGCTGGCGCACTTCTTCGGCCAGCGCCACATCGCCGCGCACATAGGCGTCGAGCGTGTCTTTCAACATGCCTTCGACCTCGCGCGCCATGCGGCGCAAAGCGGCGTCCGATCCGCTGACGGGTGGCATTTCGACCAGCACGCTGGTGCGTTTGGCGATATTCTTGGCGTAATCGCCGATCCGTTCCAGCGAAGCAGCCAGCCGCAGCACGGTCAGGATGGCGCGCAGATCCTTGGATACGGGCGCACGCAGCGCGATGGTGCGCGCGGCCTCTTCGTTGATCTGTTCTTCCAGCGCATCGATCACCTTATCGGCCTTGCGCACCACCTCAGCCAATTCGACATCGCGTTCGCCCAGCGACCGGGCCGCATTCATGATCGCATCCTCGACCAGCCCGCCCATCTTGACGATCAGCGTCGTGATTTCTTCGAGATCACGGTCATAGGCAGAGGAGATATGGTCATTCATCGCGGACTCCTGTGGGGAAAGATTCCATCGCTCGCACGGCGGATTGCTCGCTTTTGTGTCAATTGTGTAAATGTTTTATGACACCATTTCCACCGGCAAAAACACCGAGACCCGCGTGCCCTGTCCCAGCTCGCTTTCGATCAGCAGATGGCCCCGGTGCCGGTTGATGATATGTTTGACGATGGCAAGGCCCAGCCCGGTGCCCCCCACCTCGCGCGAGCGGTGCGTATCGACACGGTAGAATCTTTCGGTCAGCCGCGCGATATGATGCGCGGCAATACCGTCGCCCTTGTCGGTGACGCTGATCTGCACCCCCTGCCCGCGCAGCCGCAGATGATTGGTTGGTTCATGCAGCGCGACGATCAGCACCTTGCCGCTGCCGCCGTATTTGATGCCATTCTCGATCAGATTGGCAAAGACCTGCGTCAATTGCCCCGCATCGCCCGGCACGCGTAGCATCTCTTGTGCCAGATCCAGCCGGACCGTGACATCGGCGGCGGCGGCCTGCGGTTCCAGCCCCTTGATGACCGAGGCCAGCAAGCCGCAAAGATCGACCAATTCGCGCGGGCGGACGCGTTCATCCTCTTCCACGCGACTGAGCGAGAGCAGGTCATCGACCAGCCGCGTCATGCGTTCGGCCTCATGCGCCATGATCCCCAGAAACCTTGCGCGCGCCGCCGCGTCATCACGCGCCGCCCCGCCCAGCGTTTCGATGAACCCCAGCAAGGCAGTCAACGGCGTGCGCAATTCATGGCTGACATTGGCCACGAAATCGCGCCGCATCTTGCCGACATCCTCGGCCGCGCTTTGATCGGCAAAAGACAGCACGATATCGCGCCCCGCCGCAACGATATGCACCAGAAACGGCGTGTCCTTGTCCCGTTCGCGCGCCACGAACCGCACCGAGACCGCCCCCCCACAGCCCTGACCCGCGCGATCGCATCGATCACGCCGGGCTGGCGCAGCGCGGTGATATGGTGTTTGCCGGTCAGGTCGCGGCCCAGAATAGCATCCAGCGCGGGGTTGGTGGCACGAATGCGTTCATCCTGGCCAATCACCAGCACGGGCATCGGGATGGCGGCGATCAGCGCCGGGATGGTTTCGGTCAAGACGGGCCCTTTCATCTGTTTGACTGCTGTAGTGCGATCTTGATACCACACAGGCAAGAACAAATCTTGCCGGTGCAATCTGCGCGACAGGCCGGGTCACGATATGCTAGGTTTGTATCAAATACGTTAGATGGTTGAGAGGGCCCAAGGTTTTGCGGCGTCCTCAGGGTAATGGTGTTGATGATGAATGGCGCAGATGCGGCCTGCCTGCAGGGCATAGATATTCTGGTTGTCGGGGATCTGGATCAATGGCAGGCAAGTGGGCGATTGCGCGGGATACCGGCGGGTTGCGCCTATCTGGGGATCGCCCAGCTGACGCCTTTCACGCTGCGCCGCTATGCGCCCGCGCTGGTGCTGTCGCCCTTGGTCTGTGACGGGTTTGATGCGGTGGATGTGGCGCAACGCTTGCAGGCGGCGCGCTATCAGGGCCTTTACCGGGTGATCGCCGATGATTTGCCCGATGCACAGATCATCCGCAATGATATCCGCAACGCCGCCCCCGATCTGAATTTCGATCTGTTGGTGCTGCCGCCTGCCAGCCCCTAAAACGCGCGCAGATCCTGCCGGAACCGTGCCGCGTTTTGCTGATATTGCAGCGCCGAGGCTTGCAGCCGCGCAATAGCCGCCGCATCCAGGCTGCGCACCACCTTGCCCGGTGCGCCCATGACCAATGATCCGTCGGGGATCACCTTGCCTTCGGTCACCAGCGCCCCTGCCCCGATCAGGCAATTGTCCCCGATCACCGCGCCGTTCAACACAACGGCCCCCATGCCGATCAGGCTGTTGGCGCCAATGGTGCAGCCATGCAGCATCGCCTTATGGCCAATGGTACAGCCCGCGCCGATCACCAAAGGATGGCCCATATCGGTATGCAGGACGCAGTTTTCCTGAATATTGCTGCCTGCGCCGACCGTGATCATCTCATTATCGCCGCGCAGCGTGCTGCCGAACCAGATCGATGCCCCCGCCGCCAGCGTGACCCGCCCGATGATATGGCAACCGGGCGCAATCCAGGCATCATCTGCGATCACGGGTTCCAGATCGCCAAGCGCATAAAGGCTCATGTCAATTCTCCGAATTGGGCTTGCAGGCTGCGGACATGATCCACCAGCTGCGGTTGCTGGCTGCGGCGCAGCCGTTCGGCGCTGATGATGGTTTTCAGCGCATTTTCCGTCGCGTCGATATCGGCATTCACCAGCACATAATCATAGCCGTCCCAATGGCTGATTTCATCCCAGCTTTTCTGCATCCGCTTTTCGATCACCTCGGCGCTGTCCTGGCCGCGTGTGACCAGACGGCGGTGCAATTCGGGGATCGAGGGTGGCAGGATGAAGATCGACAGCACATGCGGGCTCAGGCTGGAATTGCTGATCTGCTGCGCGCCCTGCCAATCGATATCGAACAAGACATCGCGGCCGGCTTCAATCGCCGCCTGCACCGGTGCCTTGGGAGAGCCGTAATAATTGCCAAAGACTAGCGCATGTTCCAGCATGTCACCCGCCGCAACCTGGGCCTGGAAATCATCCTTGCTGACAAAGCAATAATCGCGCCCGTCCAGTTCGCCTTCGCGCGGGGGCCGCGTGGTGGCGGATACCGAAAAGCGCAGGCTGTCGTCCCACTGGCGCAAGCGCCCCGCAAGCGTCGATTTGCCCGCACCCGAAGGCGAGGAGAGGATGATCAAAAGGCCGCGGCGCTGCATGGTTTACTCCACATTCTGGATCTGTTCGCGCATCTGGTCGATCACCGCCTTGAGATCAAGGCCGATCGCCGTCAAAGGCGCTGATTGCGCCTTGGCGCATAATGTATTGGCTTCGCGATTGAATTCCTGCGCCAGAAAATCCAGCTTGCGCCCGGCGGGCTGGTCTTGCGCCAGCAGCGCCTGGGCGGCGGCGACATGGGCGCGCAGACGGTCGATTTCCTCGGTCACGTCGGATTTGACCGCGATCAGCGCCAGTTCCTGGGTGATCCGCGCGGGGTCGGTTTCGGGTACACTGTCGGTCACCTTTGCCAAGGCTGCGACCAGTGCCGCGCGTTGCTGGGGTGCGCGGTCTGCGGCGGCCGCTCCGGCCAGATCGGTCAGATCGGCGATCTGTGCCAGCTGCGCGGCAATGACAGGATGCAGCGCAGCACCTTCGGCGGCGCGCATCTGCAGGAAATCCGCCAAAAGCGCGCTGAAATCCTGCGTCAGCGCCGCCACCAGATCGGCGCTGTCATCGCCCGCCACGGCCGCCCCCAGCACGCCGCGTTGCGCCAGCACATCGGCGGCGGTGGGCTGCGCCAGCGTGACCCCCATCGCAAAGGCGCGTTCCTGCACGATATCCAGCGCCTTGAGCACAAAGGCCAGCTGGGTTTCATTCACCGCCAGCGTGTTTGCAGTTTCATCCCGCGTCAGGCGCAGCGCCACATTGATTGATCCGCGCGCGATCATCGGGCTGATCGCGGCCCGGATGGCCCGTTCCAACCGATCCAGCCCATCGGGCAGCCGCAGCCGCAGATCCAGCCCGCGCGCATTGACCCCGCGCATGTCCCAGACCCAGCTGACCGGCCCCAGATCGCCGGTTCGGCTGGCAAAGGCGGTCATGGAACGGATCATTGCGGCACCTCTTGTTGGCCCTGTCCCCTTACGGGAAAACCACCGCTTGGGGCAAGTCTGCTGTCACGGCACATTAACCCGTTAACACTTTGTTAAGTGAATCCATCGGTAACTTGGTCTAGGGTGGCCCTATGTCACGAGTATCCGCCCTTTTGCCGGGCATTTGTTAACAAGGTCGAGGTGTCCATGTCCATTCATCACGACAGTTCCGGTCATGGTCACCACGGCCTGCCCGGGGCTGGTCATCCTGTTCTGCGCAATCTTGAAACCTATTGGCAATCTTTGCGCCATGCGCGCCATATCCCCGCGCGCAACGATATCGCGCCGCATGGGATCGACGCGGCGCTGCCCTATGCGTTCATCCTGCAACGGGTCGCCCCCGGCGTGGCGCGGATGCGCGTGGCCGGGCAGAAGATCCACAACCTGTTATGCATGGATGCGCGCGGCATGCCGATCAGCGTGCTTTTCGCGCCCGACAGCCGCGACCAGCTGCGCGATCTGGTGGAAACCGCCTTTGCCCAGCCCGCCATCGTCGCGGCCAGCCTGATTTCGCCCGCGCAAAGGTTCCGCCCTGCCCTGTCCGCCACGATCCTGTTGCTGCCCTTGCGCGATGAAAAAGACCAGACAAGCCGCATCCTGGGCGCGCTGGTCAGCGATGGCGATAATGATGACAGGCCGCGCCGTTTTGATCTGGCCCCGGGCCGGGCGCTGCGGATCGAGCGGCTGGCAATCACCTTGGCCAGCAGCCAAAAGCTGCCAGATCCGGTCCCGGTGACAGCGCCGGTTTCGGCCCCTGTCACAGCATCAGGGGCGGGCCCAAGCCAAAGGCCGGACGCAGAACGCCCGGCCTTGCGATTGGTCGTCGATAACAGCTGATCAGCTGGCCTTGGCCTGTGCCAGCTTGTTGCGGCGTGCGGATAATTCCTCGGCCACCAGAAACGCCAGTTCCAGCGATTGCGACGCGTTCAGCCGCGGATCGCAGGCGGTGTGATAACGGTCCGACAGATCCTCATCCGTGACCGCGCGCACGCCGCCGGTGCATTCGGTCACATCCGCGCCGGTCATTTCGAAATGCACGCCCCCCGGGATCGTGCCTTCGGCATTATGGACGCCAAAGAATTCCTTGACCTCGCGCAGGACCGATTCAAAGGGCCGGGTCTTATAGCCGGTCGAGGATTTGATCGTATTGCCGTGCATCGCATCACAGGTCCACACGACATTGGCGCCCTCTTCCTGCACCGCGCGCACCAGCCGTGGCAGATGATCGCCCACCTGCCCCGCACCAAAGCGCGCGATCAGCGTCAGCCGGCCGGGTTCATTGCCGGGGTTCAGCGAAGCCATCAGCGCCTTCAGATGGCCGGATGTCATGCTGGGGCCGCATTTCAACCCGATCGGGTTCATCACGCCTTTACAAAATTCAACATGCGCGCCGTCTGGCTGGCGGGTGCGATCCCCGATCCAGATCATGTGGCCAGAGCCGGCCAGCATCTTGCCGGATGTGGAATCAAGGCGGCACAACGCCTCTTCATATTCCAGCAACAAGGCTTCGTGGCTGGTATAGAAATCCACGGTCTGCAATTCGTGGTTGGTGTCGGTGCTTAGCCCGGCGGCCTGCATGAAATCCAGCGTATCGCTGATCCGGCTGGCCATATCGGAATATTTCTTGACCTCATTGGCATCGGTAAAGCCAAGGGTCCATTTGTGAACCTCGTGGACATTGGCGAAACCACCGGTGGAAAAGGCGCGCAGCAGGTTCAGCGTGGCGGCGGCCTGTAAATAGGCCTGCAACATGCGGTCGGGGTCGGGATTGCGCGCCTCTGGCGTGAAATCAAAGCCGTTGATGATATCGCCGCGATAGCTGGGCAGTTCCACACCGTCAAAGGTTTCGGTCGGGGCCGAGCGCGGCTTGGCCATCTGGCCTGCCATGCGGCCAACCTTGACCACCGGCACTTTGGCGCCATAGGTCAGCACCATCGCCATCTGCAACAGCACTTTGAACGTGTCGCGGATACCATTGGCGGAAAATTCCGCAAAGCTTTCGGCGCAATCGCCGCCTTGCAGCAAAAACGCCTCGCCACGGCTGACGGCGGCCAGCTGCTTGGTCAATTTGCGGGCCTCGCCTGCAAAGACCAGCGGCGGATAGCTGGCAAGACGCGCCTCGACAGCCGCGAGTGCGGCGGGGTCGGTATAAGCGGGCATCTGGACCCGTGGCTTTTTGCGCCAATCCGTTTTCTGCCAGTCGGTCATGGTCTTGCTCCATCATCTGCGGTACCGTTGCGCGGTATAGCCTGCACCGCCGTCAAGGCCAATCCGAAACTGCGCCGTCCTTTCAAAATTGCCATTTGCCCCTTGTCGCGGATGTCGAAAACTGATGATGTCCGCCGACACCTGAGCCAGAGTAACAGCCCATGAGCCAAGCGCCGCAAATCATCGACGTCGGACCGACCGGCAAACCCCGTCGCTTCGTCTTCGTGCTGATGGACCAATTCACCATGCTATGCTTTGCCTGCGCGGTCGAAAGCCTGCGCATCGCGAACCGCACGGCGGGCAAAAAGCTTTATGATTGGGTGATTATCGGCGATGGCGGCGATGTGGCCTCTTGTTCGAACGGCTGCGCCTTCAAGCTGGAATCGGATCTGGTCGAGCTGGACCGCGACGATACGATCATGCTGTGCGGCGGGATCAATGTGCAAAAAGCCACCACCAAACGCGTGTTGAACTGGCTGCGCCGCGAGGCACGGCGCGGGGCCACCGTGGGCGGGCTTTGCACGGCGGGGTATACGATGGCCAAGGCCGGGCTGCTGGACGGCAAACGCGCGACGATCCATTGGGAAAATCAGGATAGTTTCATCGAGGAATTCGAAGAGGTCACGCTGACCAAATCGGTCTTTGTGGTGGATGGCAACCGGATCACCACGGCGGGCGGCACCGCCTCTATCGACCTGATGCTGAAACTGATCGCGGATCATCACGGCGAGGAATTGGCCAATGCGGTCGCCGATATCCTGATCTATTCCTCGATCCGCACCGATCAGGACACGCAGCGCCTGTCGATCCCGACCCGGATCGGCGTGCGCCATCCCAAATTGTCCCGCGTGATCCAGCTGATGGAAGGCAATATCGAGGAACCGATCAGCCCGGCGCTGCTGGCCCGCGATGTCGGCATGTCCACGCGCCAGCTGGAACGTCTGTTCCGCCGCTACCTGTCACGCAGCCCGAAACGCTATTACATGGAATTGCGCCTGCAAAAAGCGCGCAACCTGTTGATGCAGACCGATATGACGGTGATCAATGTGGCGCTGGCCTGCGGTTTTGCGTCACCGTCGCATTTTTCCAAATGCTACCGGTCGCATTATGACACGACCCCCTACCGCGAACGCGGCAGCCATGCGGCGCGTCTGTCAGTCTGAAAGGATCGCGGCGGATGGCACAAGGCCTTGCGCAGCAGCTGCCGCTTCGGGTTGCGGGGCTGACCAGCACCGGCGTGGCGGTCTATGGCGGCGGGCTGGGGCATATCGGCTTTTTGCTGGGCGGGTTGGGCATTGCGGGCATCGCGGCCTGGTATCTGTGCCGCCCGCCTGCCCTGCCCGCCCCGCCACCACCTGCCCCGCGCGAACCGGTGCTGCCGCCTGCCCCCGATCACGCCTATCTGGACACCGCCGCAGCGCATGATCTGACCAGCGGGGTGGCCTTTGCCGCGCAGATCAACGCGCTGGCGCCGCGGGCCAAGCTGCCCGTGCTGGGCCAGGCCGATCTGGCGCGGCTGGCGGCGGTGATCGACGCGCGCCAGCGCAAGAAAGCCCTGTTTCGCATGGCCCCGCCGATCGCCGTGATCCGCCAGCCGCGCCAGGGCATCGACATCACCCGCGCCGGGCGCAGCTGGCTGGGCGGGCTGCCGCAATTGGGCGGCGCGCCATGGCCGCGCGGGGCGCAGGATCAGCCGCTCCAGCATCTGGCACAGATCGCGCTGGACGATCTGCCCGCCCATCAGCTGCCGCCCGCGCTGCCGCGCCAGGGCAGCCTGTGTTTCTTTGCCAGCCCAATGCCCGGCGGCGATCTGGCGCATAAAGTGCTGTATATCCCGCCAAAGCGGCAGATGACCCCCGATCACCCCGCCCAAACCGCCGCCGCGCCGGTGCTTGCGCGCTGGCCGGTCGGGTTTCATCCGCTGCCCGCCCATGACAGCGCGGCCGCCATGGCGCTGGCCTTTGCCGATGACAAAGGCGGCGTGCCGGATGTTGATATCCCCTGGCTTTGGGATAGCGCGCAACGGGTGGTCCGCTCGCTGGTGCTGGCCGAAAAGGACATCCCCCGCACCATCGCAGAGGCCCGCACCCGTGTCGCCGATCACGGCGACAGATATGCCCCCGAACTGGATTTTCTGATCCAGAATGAACCCGCCTTCCGGCGCTATGTGCAGGCGGCGGTGCACTGGGTTGCGCAGCACGCGCCTTTCACGCCGATGGCCCCGGATGATGTGGCATTGCTGGAAGCTTTGTTCGGCCAGATCAGCACAAGGCCGCATCGCCAGCCCGGTTTCGCGCTTTTCTACCGCTATTCGCGCGGCCAGATCACGCGATTGCGCGCGGCGCGCAGGGCGACGCTGTTGACGCTGGCCCGCGCGGAGCCGGCGATCTATGACCTGCTGCCCGCAGCCGTCAAAACCGAACTGGACGCCCACCACCGCCTGCCCGCACGGGGCCAGTGGCACCAGATGTTTGGCCGCCCGGCGGACGGATCAGACAGCATCGGCGCGCATGAACATGACCATATGCTGCTGCAATTGCAGGCCGACCCGCTGCTTGACTGGGGCTGGG from Yoonia vestfoldensis encodes the following:
- a CDS encoding PAS domain-containing protein, which produces MSIHHDSSGHGHHGLPGAGHPVLRNLETYWQSLRHARHIPARNDIAPHGIDAALPYAFILQRVAPGVARMRVAGQKIHNLLCMDARGMPISVLFAPDSRDQLRDLVETAFAQPAIVAASLISPAQRFRPALSATILLLPLRDEKDQTSRILGALVSDGDNDDRPRRFDLAPGRALRIERLAITLASSQKLPDPVPVTAPVSAPVTASGAGPSQRPDAERPALRLVVDNS
- a CDS encoding class II 3-deoxy-7-phosphoheptulonate synthase produces the protein MTDWQKTDWRKKPRVQMPAYTDPAALAAVEARLASYPPLVFAGEARKLTKQLAAVSRGEAFLLQGGDCAESFAEFSANGIRDTFKVLLQMAMVLTYGAKVPVVKVGRMAGQMAKPRSAPTETFDGVELPSYRGDIINGFDFTPEARNPDPDRMLQAYLQAAATLNLLRAFSTGGFANVHEVHKWTLGFTDANEVKKYSDMASRISDTLDFMQAAGLSTDTNHELQTVDFYTSHEALLLEYEEALCRLDSTSGKMLAGSGHMIWIGDRTRQPDGAHVEFCKGVMNPIGLKCGPSMTSGHLKALMASLNPGNEPGRLTLIARFGAGQVGDHLPRLVRAVQEEGANVVWTCDAMHGNTIKSSTGYKTRPFESVLREVKEFFGVHNAEGTIPGGVHFEMTGADVTECTGGVRAVTDEDLSDRYHTACDPRLNASQSLELAFLVAEELSARRNKLAQAKAS
- a CDS encoding GlxA family transcriptional regulator → MSQAPQIIDVGPTGKPRRFVFVLMDQFTMLCFACAVESLRIANRTAGKKLYDWVIIGDGGDVASCSNGCAFKLESDLVELDRDDTIMLCGGINVQKATTKRVLNWLRREARRGATVGGLCTAGYTMAKAGLLDGKRATIHWENQDSFIEEFEEVTLTKSVFVVDGNRITTAGGTASIDLMLKLIADHHGEELANAVADILIYSSIRTDQDTQRLSIPTRIGVRHPKLSRVIQLMEGNIEEPISPALLARDVGMSTRQLERLFRRYLSRSPKRYYMELRLQKARNLLMQTDMTVINVALACGFASPSHFSKCYRSHYDTTPYRERGSHAARLSV
- a CDS encoding DUF1963 domain-containing protein; amino-acid sequence: MAQGLAQQLPLRVAGLTSTGVAVYGGGLGHIGFLLGGLGIAGIAAWYLCRPPALPAPPPPAPREPVLPPAPDHAYLDTAAAHDLTSGVAFAAQINALAPRAKLPVLGQADLARLAAVIDARQRKKALFRMAPPIAVIRQPRQGIDITRAGRSWLGGLPQLGGAPWPRGAQDQPLQHLAQIALDDLPAHQLPPALPRQGSLCFFASPMPGGDLAHKVLYIPPKRQMTPDHPAQTAAAPVLARWPVGFHPLPAHDSAAAMALAFADDKGGVPDVDIPWLWDSAQRVVRSLVLAEKDIPRTIAEARTRVADHGDRYAPELDFLIQNEPAFRRYVQAAVHWVAQHAPFTPMAPDDVALLEALFGQISTRPHRQPGFALFYRYSRGQITRLRAARRATLLTLARAEPAIYDLLPAAVKTELDAHHRLPARGQWHQMFGRPADGSDSIGAHEHDHMLLQLQADPLLDWGWGDSGVIRFWISTEDLAARRWDAVAVTLQSP